The following are encoded together in the Bacillus cereus group sp. RP43 genome:
- a CDS encoding SCO family protein, whose amino-acid sequence MKRYQKLIGLMVVFCLFVLAGCSSSGSKLRKPLNWDLETFQFTNQEGKPFGTKDLKGKVWVADFMFTSCQTVCPPMTANMAKLQKMAKEEKLDVQFVSFSVDPDLDKPENLKAFIQKFTEDTSNWNLLTGYSLEDITKFSKDNFQSLVDKPENGQVIHGTSFFLVDQNGKVMKKYSGISNTPYEDIIRDMKRLVD is encoded by the coding sequence ATGAAGCGTTATCAAAAGCTAATTGGTCTTATGGTTGTATTTTGTCTCTTTGTACTTGCAGGTTGTAGCAGTTCAGGGTCAAAATTACGTAAACCGTTAAACTGGGATTTAGAAACTTTCCAATTTACAAATCAAGAAGGAAAGCCGTTTGGTACAAAAGATTTAAAAGGGAAAGTCTGGGTAGCTGATTTCATGTTTACAAGCTGTCAAACGGTTTGTCCGCCAATGACTGCTAATATGGCTAAATTACAAAAAATGGCTAAGGAAGAGAAGTTGGATGTTCAGTTTGTTTCGTTTAGTGTAGATCCTGACCTTGATAAACCAGAAAATTTGAAAGCTTTCATTCAAAAGTTTACAGAAGATACAAGTAACTGGAACTTGTTAACAGGTTATTCACTAGAGGATATTACAAAGTTTTCAAAAGATAATTTCCAATCGCTTGTGGATAAACCAGAGAATGGGCAAGTTATTCACGGAACATCATTTTTCTTAGTCGATCAAAATGGAAAAGTAATGAAAAAATATAGTGGTATTAGTAATACGCCATACGAAGATATTATACGTGATATGAAGCGATTAGTGGATTAA
- a CDS encoding GNAT family N-acetyltransferase, whose amino-acid sequence MITFEKVNIENESAVKEMFHSHSLDVKKVQYCVKVDDTYIGVIDYSVQEESAILSQLIIHFDYQGYGYGTNTYFTFEEMMKQRNVKEIKVLHEVFTEQAKSFIKGSGFIEENGIYVKKI is encoded by the coding sequence ATGATTACGTTTGAGAAAGTAAATATAGAAAATGAAAGCGCTGTAAAAGAAATGTTCCATTCACACAGCTTAGATGTGAAAAAGGTTCAGTATTGTGTAAAAGTTGATGATACATATATTGGTGTAATAGATTATAGCGTTCAAGAAGAGAGTGCTATTTTGTCACAGTTAATTATTCATTTTGATTATCAAGGTTATGGATACGGGACAAATACGTATTTTACATTTGAAGAAATGATGAAACAGAGAAATGTGAAAGAAATAAAAGTATTGCATGAGGTATTTACGGAACAAGCTAAATCTTTCATAAAGGGATCTGGTTTTATTGAGGAAAATGGAATATATGTAAAGAAAATATAG
- a CDS encoding N-acetylmuramoyl-L-alanine amidase, with amino-acid sequence MKLVIDAGHGGYDSGAVGNGLVEKELTLQIARRVRDILSANYPINIKMTRDSDVFISLSERANIANSFGADYFISFHINSGGGTGFESYIYNALSNSSSAYEKQQKMHAAVNPVLTKYGLRDRGAKKANYAVLRETAMDAILTETAFIDTTFDANLLKNPQFIEDLSQAYANGIAAIFGVAPNPNPPNPQPPNPQPIPQTKGIAYILGKNVNLRSGPSTSSSVIRQLNSPESYVVYQESNGWLDLGNGQWVYNDPSYINFVKKSNSDGSAIGVAYIQGTNVNLRSGPSTSSSVIRKLNNPESYLVYINQNGWLNLGGNQWVYNDPSYIKYNQY; translated from the coding sequence ATGAAACTTGTTATAGACGCAGGGCATGGTGGATATGATTCTGGTGCTGTGGGTAATGGGTTAGTGGAAAAAGAGTTAACACTTCAAATTGCTAGACGTGTGCGAGATATTTTATCTGCAAATTACCCAATCAATATTAAAATGACACGTGATAGTGATGTATTTATCTCTTTATCAGAACGTGCTAATATTGCTAATTCATTTGGTGCAGATTATTTTATCTCATTTCACATTAATAGTGGCGGTGGAACTGGATTTGAAAGTTATATTTACAATGCGCTATCTAATAGTAGTTCCGCATATGAAAAGCAACAAAAAATGCATGCAGCAGTCAATCCTGTATTAACAAAATATGGTCTTCGTGATCGAGGGGCAAAAAAAGCAAATTATGCGGTACTAAGGGAGACTGCAATGGATGCAATTTTAACTGAGACTGCTTTTATTGATACAACATTTGATGCTAATTTATTGAAAAACCCACAATTTATTGAAGATTTAAGTCAAGCATATGCAAACGGAATAGCAGCTATTTTTGGAGTAGCTCCAAATCCAAATCCTCCAAATCCACAACCTCCAAATCCTCAGCCAATACCACAAACGAAGGGGATTGCTTATATCCTTGGGAAAAATGTGAATTTAAGAAGTGGTCCATCAACATCTTCTTCGGTTATTCGTCAACTAAACTCCCCAGAATCGTATGTCGTATATCAGGAAAGTAACGGATGGTTAGACTTAGGAAATGGACAATGGGTGTATAATGATCCTTCGTACATTAATTTTGTAAAGAAGAGCAATAGCGATGGAAGCGCAATTGGTGTCGCATATATACAAGGAACAAATGTAAATTTAAGAAGTGGTCCATCAACATCTTCTTCAGTTATTCGTAAATTAAATAACCCGGAATCTTATTTAGTATATATTAATCAAAACGGTTGGTTGAACCTTGGTGGAAATCAGTGGGTGTACAATGATCCATCATATATTAAATATAATCAATATTAG
- a CDS encoding Hsp20/alpha crystallin family protein — translation MSEEKKDSSRPPVRNYLKQIDDFFEQTPLRGVIADLNHFFQKGNRLLTFPVDLYEVGDELVVTAELPGIQKEQIQIEIQSEYLKVSVKEDILEETEEESSHNYYRRERSISEASRIIKLPYLINKKTAKASYQNGVLEIRAPKLPQQHDILSID, via the coding sequence ATGAGTGAAGAAAAAAAAGATTCTTCTCGCCCACCGGTTCGTAATTATTTAAAGCAAATTGATGATTTTTTCGAACAAACTCCTCTTCGTGGCGTAATTGCTGATTTAAATCATTTTTTCCAAAAAGGAAACCGTTTATTAACATTCCCAGTAGATTTATACGAAGTTGGTGACGAACTCGTCGTTACAGCCGAACTACCAGGTATACAAAAAGAACAAATTCAAATTGAAATACAAAGCGAATACTTAAAAGTCTCTGTAAAAGAAGATATACTTGAAGAGACAGAAGAAGAATCTTCTCACAATTATTATCGCCGAGAACGTTCCATTTCAGAAGCGTCAAGAATTATTAAGTTACCATATTTAATTAATAAAAAAACAGCGAAAGCTTCTTATCAAAACGGTGTGTTAGAAATTCGCGCACCGAAACTGCCACAACAGCATGACATATTATCCATAGACTAA
- the asnB gene encoding asparagine synthase (glutamine-hydrolyzing) → MCGFVGCLCENPREFSETEKHQFENMNTMIFHRGPDDEGYFRDEHVQFGFRRLSIIDLEAGHQPLTYENDRYVIIFNGEIYNYVELREMLLEKGATFATQSDTEVIIALYAHMKEKCVDYLRGMFAFMIWDREEKKLFGARDHFGIKPLYIAQQGDTTFFASEKKSIMHVMEDKGVNPKSLQHYFTYQYGPEPETLTIDVNKIEPGHYFVKEIGKEMEIHRYWNPYFNASSATKEEHIQAIRDVLYDSVKVHMRSDVPVGSFLSGGIDSSIIASIAREMNPNLLTFSIGFEQRGFSEVDVAKETAEKLGVKNHNVFITAQEFMDEFPKIIWHMDDPLADPAAVPLYFVAKEARKHVTVVLSGEGADELFGGYNIYREPNSLKMFSYIPSPGKSVLKALSGALKEGFKGKSFLERGCTPIEERYYGNAKIFREEEKAELMKYYDESVNYMDITKPLYNEIKDYDDVSKMQYIDMFTWLRGDILLKADKMTMANSLELRVPFLDKEVFDVASKIPTEFKIANGTTKAILREAARGIVPDHVLDRKKLGFPVPIRHWLKDEMHDWAVNIIKESKTEHLIEKQYVLNLLEAHCADKGDYSRKIWTVLAFMVWHQIYVEHKYDTNKFHEETKRAYSLV, encoded by the coding sequence ATGTGTGGTTTTGTAGGATGTTTATGTGAAAACCCTAGAGAGTTTTCAGAAACAGAAAAACATCAATTTGAAAATATGAACACGATGATTTTCCACCGCGGTCCAGATGACGAAGGATATTTTCGTGATGAACATGTACAATTTGGCTTCCGCCGTTTAAGTATCATTGACTTAGAGGCAGGACATCAGCCGCTAACTTATGAAAATGATCGATATGTAATTATTTTTAATGGTGAGATTTACAACTATGTAGAATTACGTGAAATGTTACTTGAAAAAGGTGCAACTTTTGCAACGCAATCTGATACAGAAGTTATTATTGCATTGTATGCACATATGAAAGAAAAATGTGTAGACTACCTTCGTGGTATGTTTGCATTTATGATTTGGGATCGTGAAGAAAAGAAACTTTTCGGTGCACGTGACCACTTCGGTATTAAGCCTTTATACATCGCACAACAAGGTGATACTACATTCTTCGCATCTGAGAAGAAAAGTATTATGCATGTAATGGAAGACAAAGGGGTAAATCCAAAGTCACTACAACACTACTTTACGTACCAATATGGTCCAGAGCCAGAAACATTAACAATTGATGTTAACAAAATTGAGCCTGGTCATTACTTCGTAAAAGAAATCGGTAAAGAGATGGAAATCCATCGCTACTGGAATCCTTATTTCAACGCTTCAAGCGCAACGAAAGAGGAGCATATCCAAGCAATTCGTGATGTATTATACGATTCTGTAAAAGTACATATGCGTAGTGATGTACCAGTAGGTTCATTCCTTTCTGGTGGTATCGATTCATCTATTATTGCTTCTATCGCAAGAGAAATGAATCCAAATCTATTAACATTCTCTATTGGTTTCGAACAACGTGGTTTCAGTGAAGTTGATGTTGCGAAAGAAACTGCTGAGAAATTAGGAGTTAAAAACCATAACGTATTCATTACAGCGCAAGAATTTATGGATGAGTTCCCAAAAATTATTTGGCATATGGATGATCCTTTAGCGGATCCGGCAGCTGTACCATTGTATTTCGTTGCGAAAGAAGCGCGTAAACATGTAACGGTTGTTCTTTCTGGTGAAGGTGCAGACGAGCTATTTGGTGGATATAACATTTATCGTGAGCCAAACTCTTTAAAAATGTTCTCTTACATTCCTAGCCCAGGAAAGAGTGTTCTAAAGGCATTAAGTGGTGCTCTTAAAGAAGGGTTTAAAGGGAAAAGCTTCTTAGAGCGTGGATGTACGCCAATCGAAGAGCGTTACTATGGAAATGCGAAAATCTTCCGTGAAGAAGAGAAAGCTGAATTAATGAAGTATTACGATGAAAGTGTTAACTATATGGATATCACGAAACCATTGTATAACGAAATTAAAGATTATGATGATGTAAGTAAAATGCAGTACATTGATATGTTCACATGGTTACGCGGCGATATTTTATTAAAAGCTGATAAAATGACGATGGCAAATTCATTAGAACTTCGTGTACCGTTCTTAGATAAAGAAGTATTTGACGTTGCATCTAAAATTCCGACAGAATTTAAAATTGCAAACGGAACAACAAAAGCTATATTACGTGAAGCTGCTCGTGGAATTGTTCCGGATCACGTGTTAGATCGTAAAAAGCTTGGATTCCCAGTACCAATTCGTCATTGGCTAAAAGATGAAATGCACGATTGGGCTGTAAATATTATTAAAGAAAGCAAAACTGAGCATTTAATCGAAAAACAGTATGTATTAAACTTACTGGAAGCACATTGTGCAGATAAAGGCGATTATAGCCGTAAAATTTGGACTGTACTTGCGTTTATGGTATGGCATCAAATTTATGTTGAGCATAAATACGATACGAATAAGTTCCACGAAGAAACAAAGCGTGCGTATAGCTTAGTTTAA